One window from the genome of Erwinia sorbitola encodes:
- a CDS encoding amidohydrolase: MSKVLEHYHYLHEIPELGFQEFKTSAYISQQLKAAGYAVQDNFNATTGIVAVLDSGIPGPTLALRADMDALGHIINGVPCARHTCGHDGHSSVVLTAAQELIAEKAVKKGRLKLIFQPAEELGTGALAMIAGGAIDDVDMILGFHVRPAEECAVGTAIPAVYYSACVTVEAIIRGQTAHGARPHLGINALDAAVSAVQAVNAIHMAPNSVWSAKATRFLCDAGVTNSIPDEARVVFDLRAAKNEDMVELQSRVQRAIEHSVAAFGARAEVLVLKAMPAAEIDEEMSALISDAIVEVLGKDALMETRSTPGSEDFFHYPVQRPSVKAGFWGLGTGLVPGLHHPDMRFDLNALPVGIKIFKACVKKVLG; encoded by the coding sequence GTGTCAAAAGTGTTAGAACATTACCACTACCTGCATGAAATTCCGGAACTGGGTTTCCAGGAGTTCAAAACCTCAGCCTATATCAGTCAGCAGCTGAAAGCAGCGGGCTATGCGGTGCAGGATAATTTCAACGCCACCACGGGTATCGTAGCGGTGCTGGACAGCGGTATTCCCGGCCCGACGCTGGCACTGCGCGCTGATATGGATGCTCTGGGGCATATCATTAACGGTGTACCCTGTGCCCGCCATACCTGCGGCCACGACGGCCACTCCTCCGTAGTACTTACCGCCGCTCAGGAATTGATTGCTGAAAAAGCGGTTAAAAAAGGCCGTCTGAAGCTTATTTTCCAGCCTGCCGAAGAGCTGGGAACAGGTGCACTGGCAATGATTGCCGGTGGTGCGATTGATGATGTAGATATGATCCTTGGTTTTCATGTGCGTCCGGCAGAAGAGTGCGCGGTTGGCACGGCGATCCCTGCCGTTTATTACTCTGCATGCGTCACCGTGGAGGCTATTATACGCGGCCAGACCGCGCACGGCGCGCGCCCGCATCTTGGCATCAATGCGCTGGATGCCGCCGTCAGCGCAGTGCAGGCTGTGAACGCCATCCATATGGCACCGAACAGCGTCTGGAGCGCCAAAGCGACGCGTTTCCTCTGTGATGCCGGCGTGACCAATTCGATCCCTGATGAAGCTCGCGTGGTGTTCGATCTGCGCGCCGCTAAAAATGAAGATATGGTTGAGCTGCAAAGTCGCGTACAACGGGCGATTGAGCACAGCGTCGCCGCCTTTGGTGCACGGGCTGAAGTGCTGGTGCTGAAAGCGATGCCCGCTGCCGAAATTGACGAAGAAATGAGTGCGCTGATCTCCGACGCCATTGTCGAAGTACTGGGAAAAGATGCGTTAATGGAAACCCGCTCCACGCCGGGCAGCGAAGATTTCTTCCACTATCCGGTGCAGCGGCCGTCGGTCAAAGCAGGTTTTTGGGGGCTGGGCACCGGATTAGTTCCCGGCTTACATCATCCCGATATGCGCTTTGACCTGAATGCACTGCCGGTGGGAATTAAGATTTTTAAGGCGTGTGTGAAGAAGGTGCTGGGGTAA
- the potI gene encoding putrescine ABC transporter permease PotI: protein MSQLPVIRSKWRTAILAVSFFFLYAPMLLLVIYSFNSSQLAAWESFSLRWYHVLFNDDAMIRAVTLSLSLAGLSATAAVILGTIAAMVIVRFGRFKGSTGFAFILTAPLVMPDVITGLSLLLLFVAMANAFGWPAERGMLTIWLAHVTFCTAYVAVVINSRLRELDRSIEEAAMDLGATPLKVFFVITVPMIAPAIVTGWLLAFTLSLDDLVISNFVTGPGANTLPMQIFATVRRGINPEINALATLILLVVGIVGFIAWRLMAHEEKQRLKDIQKARSGH, encoded by the coding sequence GTGAGTCAGCTACCGGTTATTCGCTCAAAGTGGCGTACTGCCATCCTCGCAGTCAGCTTCTTCTTTCTATATGCGCCAATGCTGCTGCTGGTTATCTATTCGTTTAACTCGTCGCAGCTGGCAGCATGGGAGAGTTTCTCCCTGCGCTGGTATCACGTGCTGTTTAACGATGATGCGATGATTCGTGCGGTCACACTCAGCCTGTCGCTGGCCGGGCTGTCGGCGACGGCGGCGGTGATTCTCGGCACTATCGCCGCGATGGTGATTGTGCGCTTCGGGCGTTTCAAAGGTTCTACCGGATTTGCCTTTATTCTGACGGCTCCGCTGGTGATGCCGGATGTGATCACCGGGCTGTCGCTGCTGCTGCTGTTTGTGGCAATGGCAAATGCCTTCGGCTGGCCTGCGGAACGCGGGATGCTGACTATCTGGCTGGCCCATGTCACCTTCTGTACGGCCTATGTGGCGGTAGTCATTAACTCGCGGCTGCGCGAGCTGGATCGCTCGATTGAGGAGGCGGCGATGGATCTGGGTGCCACTCCGCTGAAGGTGTTCTTTGTTATTACCGTACCGATGATTGCGCCGGCGATTGTTACCGGCTGGCTGCTGGCGTTTACCCTGTCACTTGACGATCTGGTGATCTCTAACTTTGTTACCGGCCCGGGAGCGAATACATTGCCAATGCAGATTTTTGCGACTGTGCGCCGTGGGATTAACCCGGAGATCAACGCGCTGGCTACCCTGATTCTGCTGGTGGTAGGAATTGTCGGCTTTATTGCCTGGCGGCTGATGGCGCATGAAGAGAAACAGCGCCTGAAGGATATTCAGAAGGCCCGCAGCGGACATTAA
- the potH gene encoding putrescine ABC transporter permease PotH, whose protein sequence is MSQFSERPPEPPSGQQTGIKGFLTRLSMAHGRKLVIGLPYLWLLLLFLLPFLIVLKISFADIARSSPPYTELLSWADGQLNMALNFGNYFTLTEDPLYIDAYLHSLQVAGIATVICLMIGYPLAWAVAHAAPSTRNILLLLVILPSWTSFLVRVYAWMGILNNNGILNRFLMWIGVTDHPLTILYTDVAVYIGIVYCYLPFMVLPIYTALTRIDYSLVEASLDLGARPIRTFFSVIVPLTKGGIIAGSMLVFIPAVGEYVIPELLGGPDSIMIGRVVWMEFFNNRDWPVASALAVIILLILILPIIWFHKHQNKEGDKA, encoded by the coding sequence ATGAGCCAATTTTCTGAACGTCCACCTGAGCCGCCCAGCGGACAGCAAACCGGTATTAAAGGCTTTCTGACCCGCCTGTCGATGGCGCATGGCCGTAAGCTGGTGATTGGCCTGCCGTACCTCTGGCTGTTGCTGCTGTTTCTGCTGCCATTTTTGATTGTTCTGAAGATCAGCTTTGCTGATATTGCGCGCTCAAGCCCGCCTTACACCGAGTTGTTAAGCTGGGCTGACGGGCAGTTGAATATGGCGCTGAACTTCGGTAACTACTTTACGCTGACGGAAGATCCGCTGTATATCGATGCCTATCTGCACTCATTGCAGGTGGCGGGCATTGCAACGGTAATCTGTCTGATGATTGGTTACCCGCTGGCATGGGCGGTAGCGCATGCTGCGCCGTCTACGCGTAATATCCTGCTGCTGCTGGTGATTCTGCCTTCGTGGACATCGTTTCTGGTGCGCGTTTATGCATGGATGGGCATTCTCAACAATAACGGCATCCTCAACCGCTTCCTGATGTGGATCGGTGTCACCGATCACCCGCTGACTATTTTGTATACCGACGTGGCGGTCTATATCGGTATTGTTTACTGCTATCTGCCGTTTATGGTGTTGCCGATCTATACCGCCCTGACGCGTATTGATTATTCGCTGGTGGAGGCCTCGCTCGATCTTGGTGCTCGTCCGATCAGAACCTTCTTCAGCGTTATTGTGCCGCTGACGAAAGGCGGAATTATTGCCGGTTCGATGCTGGTATTTATTCCGGCAGTGGGGGAGTACGTGATCCCGGAACTGCTGGGCGGCCCTGACAGTATTATGATCGGGCGAGTGGTATGGATGGAGTTCTTTAATAACCGTGACTGGCCGGTTGCCTCGGCGCTGGCGGTAATTATATTGCTGATCCTGATCCTGCCGATTATCTGGTTCCATAAACATCAGAACAAAGAGGGGGATAAGGCGTGA
- the potG gene encoding putrescine ABC transporter ATP-binding subunit PotG → MNDAIPRPQSKAGKALTPLLEIRNLTKSFDGQHAVDDVNLTIYKGEIFALLGASGCGKSTLLRMLAGFEAPTQGQIVLDGLDLSHVPPYQRPINMMFQSYALFPHMTVEQNIAFGLKQDRLPKAEIAERVAEMLTLVHMQEFAKRKPHQLSGGQRQRVALARSLAKRPKLLLLDEPMGALDKKLRDRMQHEVVDILERVGATCVMVTHDQEEAMTMAGRIAIMNRGKFVQIGEPEEIYEHPTTRFSAEFIGSVNLFEGLLRERQDDGLIIDSPGLLHPLKVTTDVSVVDGVPVSVALRPEKVMLCDEIPADGCNFAVGEVVHIAYLGDLSIYHVRLHSGQMISAQLQNAYRFRKDTPTWGDEVRLCWDADSCVVLTV, encoded by the coding sequence GTGAATGACGCGATCCCCCGTCCTCAAAGCAAAGCAGGTAAGGCGCTGACGCCGCTGCTGGAGATCCGCAACCTGACCAAATCGTTTGATGGTCAGCATGCGGTGGATGATGTGAACCTCACCATCTATAAAGGCGAAATTTTCGCCCTGCTGGGTGCCTCAGGCTGCGGTAAGTCAACGCTGCTGCGCATGCTGGCGGGTTTTGAAGCTCCTACGCAGGGGCAGATTGTACTCGACGGCCTGGATCTCTCCCATGTGCCACCTTATCAGCGTCCCATCAATATGATGTTCCAGTCTTACGCACTGTTTCCCCATATGACAGTAGAGCAAAATATTGCTTTTGGACTGAAGCAGGATCGCCTGCCGAAAGCGGAAATTGCCGAACGCGTGGCCGAGATGCTGACGCTGGTGCATATGCAGGAGTTCGCCAAACGTAAACCGCATCAGCTCTCTGGCGGCCAGCGTCAGCGTGTGGCACTGGCGCGCAGTCTGGCGAAGCGTCCTAAACTGCTGCTGCTGGATGAGCCTATGGGCGCGCTGGATAAGAAACTGCGTGACCGGATGCAGCATGAAGTGGTTGATATCCTTGAGCGCGTTGGGGCGACCTGCGTCATGGTGACCCATGATCAGGAAGAGGCCATGACCATGGCGGGCCGCATTGCGATTATGAATCGTGGCAAGTTTGTGCAGATTGGTGAACCTGAAGAGATCTATGAGCATCCCACTACCCGTTTCAGCGCAGAATTTATCGGCTCAGTTAATCTGTTCGAAGGGCTGCTGCGCGAGCGTCAGGATGACGGGCTGATTATTGACAGCCCCGGCCTGCTTCATCCACTGAAAGTAACCACTGATGTATCGGTGGTTGACGGGGTGCCGGTCTCTGTGGCGCTGCGTCCGGAAAAAGTGATGCTTTGCGATGAGATCCCTGCCGATGGTTGCAACTTTGCCGTGGGCGAAGTGGTACATATTGCCTATCTGGGCGATTTGTCGATTTATCACGTACGGCTGCATAGCGGGCAGATGATCAGTGCCCAGTTGCAGAATGCCTATCGCTTCCGTAAGGACACCCCAACCTGGGGTGACGAAGTGCGTCTCTGCTGGGATGCGGATAGCTGTGTAGTGTTAACGGTATAA